A section of the Pseudophryne corroboree isolate aPseCor3 chromosome 11, aPseCor3.hap2, whole genome shotgun sequence genome encodes:
- the LOC134968723 gene encoding uncharacterized protein LOC134968723, translating to MSDAKPVSTPIDKGVKMVKATSPNSQEEIEEMKEIRYQNAIGSLMYASIGTRPDITHAVSRASLLAINPGGQHWIAVKRISRYLKGTSSLKLGFTKSKDSSLKVFCDADGGSDEDDRRSYTGYLFVLAGAAVSWASRKQSTVALSTAEAEYMALTETSKEALWIKETVN from the coding sequence atgtctgacgCAAAACCAGTAAGCACTCCCATTGACAAAGGTGTAAAAATGGTAAAGGCCACGTCACCAAACAGCCAGGAAGAGATAGAGGAAATGAAAGAGATTCGTTATCAGAATGCCATTGGTAGCTTAATGTACGCAAGTATTGGGACtcgtcctgacatcacacatgcagtaagtCGAGCAAGTCTGCTTGCAATCAATCCTGGggggcaacactggattgcagttaaAAGAATTTCAAGATACcttaaaggtacaagttcactaaagttgGGATTTACAAAGTCCAAAGATTCCAGCttaaaagttttctgtgatgccgacgGGGGGTCAGATGAGGACGACCGTCGTTCCTACACAGGGTATCTATTTGTATTGGCAGGTGCAGCCGTCAGCTGGGCGAGCAGGAAGCAATCCACAGTTGCCCTTTCTACTGCAGAAGCGGAGtatatggcacttacagaaacatcAAAGGAAGCACTATGGATAAAAGAGACTGTGAATTAA